The following coding sequences lie in one Mercenaria mercenaria strain notata chromosome 5, MADL_Memer_1, whole genome shotgun sequence genomic window:
- the LOC123556824 gene encoding heat shock 70 kDa protein 12B-like → MASSRYPVIAAAVKERLQVAAIDFGTTYSGYALSFRSDFVDDPLKIMTNQWKSGAGRPASLKTSSCILFRPDQSFDSFGFEAEDKYAELAMDEAHFDWFYFKRFKMLLYENKDLNRSTMLKDDKGLEMPAMAVFTEGIRYLKDKLIESCEDRSYGLHLHEIHWVITVPAIWDDTAKQFMREAAINAGIETDHLSLALEPEAASLFCKYLPVEKVKGATGGGISCFAPGKRYLVLDAGGGTVDITIHETQRDHTVRELYKANGGPWGGTKIDEAFINFLTDITGPDVMEMFQRDHTDDFLDLMREFEIKKTGFAPDSDQKITFKMPISIHEIFQTVRGEDFRRSLISKHDLRDQVTFAGDKLRVQSGQVKTFFTETCGKIVSHLNDIFNEGSVCGTDTILMVGGFSESKMLQEAIRNGFPDKKIIVPAEAGLAVLKGAVIFGHSPKAIASRVARHTYGIKINKTFNRAVHPYSKMMIVDYEEQCTDCFDKHVEIGQEVKVGLEFDEKSYIPSSRNQTSVNVKVYTSDKKSPEYVDEPGCNLLGNIVIDVSDIDTYEERNFVVKMIYGDTELGLEARVLKTGRVLNASFDFLG, encoded by the exons ATGGCGTCCTCGAGATACCCTGTAATAGCGGCAGCTGTAAAAGAACGCCTTCAGGTAGCAGCTATTGACTTTGGAACTACCTACTCTGGCTATGCATTGTCGTTCCGTTCAGATTTTGTGGACGACCCTCTTAAAATTATGACCAATCAGTGGAAGTCTGGTGCCGGGAGGCCTGCCTCATTAAAGACGTCATCGTGTATATTGTTCCGTCCAGATCAATCATTTGACAGTTTCGGATTTGAAGCCGAAGATAAATATGCAGAACTGGCGATGGATGAAGCTCATTTTGACTGGTTCTACTTCAAAAGGTTCAAAATGTTGCTGTATGAAAACAAG GATCTTAACAGAAGTACAATGCTTAAGGACGACAAAGGTCTTGAGATGCCAGCAATGGCAGTATTTACAGAAGGTATAAGATATTTGAAAGACAAGCTGATAGAATCATGTGAGGACAGAAGCTATGGCTTACATCTACACGAGATACATTGGGTAATAACTGTTCCCGCCATCTGGGATGATACTGCAAAACAATTTATGAGGGAAGCCGCCATTAAC GCTGGTATAGAAACAGACCATCTTTCGTTAGCGCTGGAACCAGAGGCTGCATCGCTATTCTGCAAGTACTTACCGGTCGAAAAGGTCAAGGGAGCAACCGGCGGAGGTATATCGTGCTTTGCTCCTGGAAAGAGGTACCTTGTCCTGGACGCTGGTG GTGGTACAGTAGATATCACTATACATGAAACACAGAGAGATCACACAGTGAGAGAACTGTATAAGGCTAATGGTGGTCCTTGGGGAGGTACCAAAATCGACGAGGCGTTTATTAATTTCCTAACAGACATCACAGGACCAGACGTTATGGAAATGTTTCAGAG AGACCATACAGACGATTTTCTGGATTTAATGCGAGAGTTTGAGATAAAGAAAACTGGATTTGCTCCTGACTCGGACCAGAAGATCACATTCAAAATGCCTATATCAATTCATGAGATATTTCAAACGGTCAGGGGCGAAGATTTCAG ACGTTCATTGATTTCCAAGCACGATCTTCGAGATCAGGTTACATTCGCTGGTGACAAACTCCGTGTCCAGTCTGGCCAAGTCAAAACTTTCTTCACCGAGACTTGTGGCAAGATTGTTTCACACCTGAATGACATATTTAACGAAGGTAGCGTCTGTGGCACGGACACGATACTGATGGTTGGTGGATTCTCCGAATCTAAGATGCTACAGGAAGCAATTAGGAACGGCTTCCCAGACAAGAAGATTATTGTTCCGGCTGAGGCGGGCCTTGCTGTGTTAAAGGGAGCTGTTATATTTGGTCATAGTCCAAAGGCAATTGCGTCTAGAGTCGCCAGACATACCTACGGAATAAAGATAAACAAGACTTTCAATCGAGCTGTCCATCCTTATTCAAAGATGATGATTGTAGACTATGAAGAGCAATGTACAGATTGTTTTGACAAGCATGTTGAGATCGGACAAGAGGTTAAAGTTGGCTTAGAGTTTGATGAGAAGAGTTATATACCTTCCTCACGAAACCAAACGTCCGTAAATGTAAAAGTTTACACGTCAGATAAGAAAAGTCCCGAATATGTCGATGAACCAGGATGTAATCTATTGGGAAACATTGTTATCGATGTGTCAGACATTGACACATATGAAGAAAGGAACTTTGTTGTCAAAATGATTTATGGTGATACAGAACTGGGATTGGAAGCTAGAGTTCTTAAAACTGGACGAGTACTGAATGCTTCTTTTGATTTCCTTGGATAA